The region CCGGCGCGCTCGAGAGCGAGAAGCCGCCAAGGCCAATCGAGGACAGGCCTCCCGTGGACCGATCGCCCGTCACCGCCGCCAGCGTGTGATTGACCGTCTCGAGAATTTGCTGGTTGGTGTTCATGATCTGGGCAGTGTTCTGCGCGGTCTGCGTCGCCTGGGTCAGCGTCGCCGTGTCGATAACCGGGACTTGCGCCAATGCGGCGGCGCTAAGGAGCAACCAGCTCCCGAGCGACAATGAAAGCAGCGGCTTCCTGATCATGATCTGTCTCCTCTGGCCTCGCCTCACGGTCCCGTGGAACGCGGGACGACAGTCGCATTTGTGTCAGTCATTGCGGGGGCCCTATGAGCGTCGCTTTGGCCGGATCGAAGGCCAAAGCATTGGCCGCCCGGCTCGCGCCGGCGATAAGGTTCAGCCCACGCTGATTGAAGAGCTGCGCCGTCAGGCTTGTCACCATGATCGCCTGGTTCCACGTTCCGCCGTTGTTGCTGCGCGCGCTGCTGTTTTGGTTCCAGGCGGACTGGGAGAGCGCGATCGCGCCGATGATGGCGCTGGCGATTTGCGTGTTGTTTTTGTTCCCTTGAATGCCGCTCGCGACCGCGCCCAAAGCCGCGACCGTCTGCGCCACTGTGTTCAGGTTCAGCGCTGTGACGCTCGTTCCACCGCCGATCACGGTAGTCTGGACAGCGCTCAAATCCATGTTGGAGACGACGCCGGTGGTGGGCGCCGTCACATTGTTCGCTGAGAGGAGATCGCCGCCAACTGACGGCAATTGGCCCTGCCCCGGCGTCTGCAGGCTTGCTGTAATCCCCTTCGAGGGTTGCAAGGTCGATTCCTTGTAGACCCGCGCTTTGGCCGTGCAATCGGAGATGCTTTTTTCGGTGGTCTCCCGAGCGGCGTCGGTGACGGGCGTATCGGCGAAAGCCGGCCCAGCGGAGGCGAGAAGGGAGGCCGCCAGCGGAAATAGTCTATGCCGCATGGGAAACCTCCCGCGTCGCGGAGCGCCAATTGCAAAAAATCGGAACCCACACGCGTGGGTCGTCCCCGACACGGGCGCGCAACTCTTCGCACTCCTGGACCGTGTCGACGTTCCCGGAGAGAACTTTGACGATATCGAGCATGTTTGAGAGATCGAGCCGCGCGATGACCGAATCCTGATCGTGCTTGATCAGGAACTGGCGCGAGTCGGGATGCGTGTTGAGCACCCATTCGAATTCGCGCTCGGAGAGCTTGAAACCCGTCACATAGCTCTCGAAGTCCGCTTTGGGATTGGGGAAGAAGATGTTGGTCGGCGTCTGCTCGAGCAGCGTGTGCCCCATTGGGGAGGCGACGATATCCTTCGCCGACTGCGTGCCGAAGCCGACGATCCCGTTGAGCTTGCGGATGGTTTTCAGCTTGTCGTTGAGAAAGCCTGCGAACTTGTCGTCGGTCAGGATTTTCCAGCCTTCGTCGATGAACAGCATCATCGGATTGCCATCCATCATCCCCTCGATCCGGTGGAAGATGTAGCCGAGCGCCGCCGTGCGGATGTCGTCGTCATCCAGAACCTTGGTCATGTCGAAGCCGAACACGCCATTTGACGCCGACCACGAGTCGCGCTCGTTGTTGAAGAGCCATCCGCGAGCCTTGGTCCAAACATCGAACCTCGACGCCAAATCCTCTTGGCCGAGCTTCTCGCTGCCCCTGAGCAGATGCGCGACTTCCGCGAAGCGCCGATCCTTGGCGGGCACGGCGAAAATTTGATCGATCGCGCCCTCGACGATTTTAAGCTGATGGGCGCCAAGGTCCGAGCCGTCGCGGGGCCGCACCATGAATTTCAGGAGGTCTTCGAGGAATTTGCGGTCTTCATGGGAGCCTGGAAGCTGCAGGGGGTTGAAGCCGGTTGGAACGCCGGGGACCAGCACTTCATAGCTGCCGCCCATGGCTCGGATGAGCGGATCGGCGCCGCGGTCCTTGTCGAAGAAGGCGACGCGCGGGCGCGACGTCACCCGCATGGCTTGGCAGAGCAGAAAACCGAGGCCGACGGTCTTGCCCGAGCCGGTCGGGCCCGTGACCGTGAAATTGCCGACCTGCCGGCGATGGAAGTTGAAGTAATAGGGGGTCTGGCTCGTCGTCTCCAGGACCGAGATCGCCGGCCCCCAGCGATTGCCCTCAGCCCTACCGACGGCGAAATTGTGGAGCGAGGCGAAGCCGACGAAATTACGCGAGGAGATTAGGGAGCGTCGGGCAATATAGGCGAAATTCCCGGGCATCTGCGCCCAGAAGGCGGGCTCGGCGTTCATGTCCTCGCGGACGACGATCGTCCCGAAATTCTGCAGCTCCTGCGTCGCCGCCTGAACGCATTTCTCCATTTCGCGGATGGAGCGGCCGAGCGCGCAGACGGTCAGATGGTGATAGCCGAGGACCGTTTGGCCGCTGACGAGCTCGTTGCGGGCGGTGTTGATCGCCGCCTCGACCTCCGTCCCCGCTTCGTCCGAAGCGGCGATCTGGCGCTCGACCTTGGCGACGTGCGACATGACCGGCGCGCGGTCTTCGAGCGCGAAGGACTGAGAGACGATCATTTCGTGCGGGACGCGCAGGAGGCCGTCGAGCATCCCGGCGCCCGTGTAGGCCGGATACTCGCGAATGGAGAGCATGGCGGCAAAACGGGTGTCGGCCTCCGACGCTCCCCTGAATTCAAGAGCCTTCTTGCCGAAGGTGATGCGCTTCGTCGGCAGATAGGCGTCGAGCGCCATGCGCGGCAGAGCCATGTGAAGCGGCGCCCCGCCGTTCAGCAGCTGCGCCAGGAACTCGCTGATCTCCGTGCAGACGGAGCCGCGGCGCATTCTGCATCCGAGGATTTGCGCCCCGTAGCTCGCCATCTCCCTGCAGAAATTGGCCGTGACGTCGCGCAGCTCCCGCTTGGCCTCGCGTTCGATCTCCTTTTCTTCGACGCCGAGCCCCTTGCGGAAAAAGCTCGTCGCCTTGTCCGCCATGCCGACCTTGCCCTGAAACCCCCGGCGAATGATCGTTACATAAAGATCGTTCACGAACATGCGTTTATGGGCCTGGTTCGCCATGTAGCGGCGATCGAGCTCCGCGCAGAAGAAATTGTCGAAGCCGCCGCCGATCTCTGGCGTCACTTCGCGCCGGATGATGTGGGAATAGACGGCGAAGCGGCTGTCGTTCATCGAGCGGATGAGCGTATTGCGGCTCGAGAGCCGCATATCGATCTCCGCCTGGTCGGCCGTCTGAAAGCAGAAGCCGCCGACCTTAACGACCATCAGGAAGTGGCCCTCCTTGGTTTTGAGCATGTCCTCCTCGACATGCCGAAGATAAGGGACGTGCTTCGAGACCCCGGCCTCGCGGCCGCTTTGCGCCCCGAATTTCAAAGACTTGAGAATATGCGCGGAAAGCTTCGCCACGATCGGCTCCTCAAGGCTTGTAGGAGTCGCCGCCCCAAAATCGGTGATTTCGGGTGATGGGGCATTTGCCGTAGCGCACGAGCAAAATGTCGACGAACCGATTGTCCCGCACCGTCAGCGCGTAAGCGAGGCCGTGGATGGGCGCAAACAGCAAAAATATCAGCAGGTTTTTGGTGTTGATGAAGATGAGAACGATGACGCACCATTCCATCACAAACAGCACATAGGGAACGCCGAGCATCATGGGTGGCCTTGTGAGCCCGCCGACAAGCGGATCGAGACGGGGCTTCGCCTGTTGCCGGATCATCAGCCCTGCCCGTTTGTGAGCGACTGGACGATTTGCGCAGCGCCAAAGATCAGAGCCACGCCGACGATGACCGAGAAGGCCCAGGACCAGGGAATCCGCGAGGTGAGAGCGAGATAGCCGACGGCGGCCACGGCGACGGTGGCGGCCGTCGTCGCGAAGGTTCCCGTCATGAATTGCAGGACGCTCGTCAACGCGGTGTTCAGGGGCTGGAAGGTCGCCGTCTGCGCCAGGGCTGAATCGGGCCCGATAATCAGCGCCAATCCGACCATAACGCCCAGGAACATTGCGTCGGAACGCGAAAAAAACGTCATTTACTTTCTCCTTCGTCATCAGGAGCCACATAGAGAACCGACCCGCCGATCCACTGCTGGTCTCTCGCCGAACGGCTCTTTCCGACTGGCGGCGTCTCGCCTTCTGAGGCTTCCTGAGCGTTCCGGCTCGCCTCGGGGCCGCGCTTTCCGCGCCGCGCCGAGAAATCGCCAAGCCCGTAATATTGATTCGTCACGGCGGCCACGTAGCGAACCGTTTCAGAGTTCGCCGGCACGCCCTTCGCCTGATAGACGCGCTCGCTGCCGGCGTTGTAGGCGGCGGCGACGAGCATCATGTTTCCCTGGAACTGGACGACAAGGTCCTTCAGGAACAGCATCGACCCGCGGACATTCTCGAGGGGATTGCAAATGTCCACGACGCCATATTGGGCGGCTGTCTGCGGCATGAGCATCATCGGCCCGCGTGCGCCCCTCGGGGAATTGAGATTGGCGCCGTTTGACGATTCCTGGTCGAGAATCGCGAGAGCAAGCTTCTCGTCGACTCCCGCGCGCCGCGCCTCGGTTTGAACAAGGCCTCGCAGGCTTTGCGAATCCATCTCGGCCGCGCAGGCTCCTGATTCGGCATCCTCTGTCGGCAGGCTCCGCGGCGCGTCTGAGGCCCGCGCCAAGGCGACCCTTACAACTCCCCTTGGCGCGGGCTTTCGCTCGTCGGCGGCCGCGATCGCGGGAAAAAGACAGAGGATGAGGAGGAGCGCAATGCGCATCGGGCAATTCCCTGGTGAGTGACTCCCTCTTAACAAAATATAATAAATTGGCAACAGACAAAATCTGCGATATGAAAACGACTGAAAATATTGGGAACGTCACGAGCGATCGGAAGCATTCCACGCAAGTGCCCGAGAGAGAGCGCCGCCATGAAGCATCTCCATGACAGCCAGTACGTCTTCCTTGAACCGATTCGGCCTCCTTTCCCGTTTCTGATCCTCTTAGGAGTCTCGGTGGTTGTCGTCTCGCTGGCGGCCGAATGGCTAAACAGTCTTCCTGTCCAATTTGTCGGTCCGATTCTCTATCCGATCGAGCGCATATTGAACTCAGCCCTCTTTCCGGAGGCGCAAACCCCGCTGCGTCCCAACGGTTCGGCGCTGCTGGTGCTGCTTCCCACGCTCGCTCTCTTCGCCGCGATCTATTTTTCCGCCCGCGGAATGTTTCGGGCCGCTATGCGCGTTCTCCGGCCTTTCGTCGGGCGTCGCTGATGCGCGCATTG is a window of Methylocystis sp. IM3 DNA encoding:
- a CDS encoding VirB4 family type IV secretion system protein — protein: MAKLSAHILKSLKFGAQSGREAGVSKHVPYLRHVEEDMLKTKEGHFLMVVKVGGFCFQTADQAEIDMRLSSRNTLIRSMNDSRFAVYSHIIRREVTPEIGGGFDNFFCAELDRRYMANQAHKRMFVNDLYVTIIRRGFQGKVGMADKATSFFRKGLGVEEKEIEREAKRELRDVTANFCREMASYGAQILGCRMRRGSVCTEISEFLAQLLNGGAPLHMALPRMALDAYLPTKRITFGKKALEFRGASEADTRFAAMLSIREYPAYTGAGMLDGLLRVPHEMIVSQSFALEDRAPVMSHVAKVERQIAASDEAGTEVEAAINTARNELVSGQTVLGYHHLTVCALGRSIREMEKCVQAATQELQNFGTIVVREDMNAEPAFWAQMPGNFAYIARRSLISSRNFVGFASLHNFAVGRAEGNRWGPAISVLETTSQTPYYFNFHRRQVGNFTVTGPTGSGKTVGLGFLLCQAMRVTSRPRVAFFDKDRGADPLIRAMGGSYEVLVPGVPTGFNPLQLPGSHEDRKFLEDLLKFMVRPRDGSDLGAHQLKIVEGAIDQIFAVPAKDRRFAEVAHLLRGSEKLGQEDLASRFDVWTKARGWLFNNERDSWSASNGVFGFDMTKVLDDDDIRTAALGYIFHRIEGMMDGNPMMLFIDEGWKILTDDKFAGFLNDKLKTIRKLNGIVGFGTQSAKDIVASPMGHTLLEQTPTNIFFPNPKADFESYVTGFKLSEREFEWVLNTHPDSRQFLIKHDQDSVIARLDLSNMLDIVKVLSGNVDTVQECEELRARVGDDPRVWVPIFCNWRSATREVSHAA
- a CDS encoding type IV secretion system protein VirB3, which codes for MIRQQAKPRLDPLVGGLTRPPMMLGVPYVLFVMEWCVIVLIFINTKNLLIFLLFAPIHGLAYALTVRDNRFVDILLVRYGKCPITRNHRFWGGDSYKP
- a CDS encoding TrbC/VirB2 family protein, with product MTFFSRSDAMFLGVMVGLALIIGPDSALAQTATFQPLNTALTSVLQFMTGTFATTAATVAVAAVGYLALTSRIPWSWAFSVIVGVALIFGAAQIVQSLTNGQG
- a CDS encoding lytic transglycosylase domain-containing protein; protein product: MDSQSLRGLVQTEARRAGVDEKLALAILDQESSNGANLNSPRGARGPMMLMPQTAAQYGVVDICNPLENVRGSMLFLKDLVVQFQGNMMLVAAAYNAGSERVYQAKGVPANSETVRYVAAVTNQYYGLGDFSARRGKRGPEASRNAQEASEGETPPVGKSRSARDQQWIGGSVLYVAPDDEGESK